ataataaacgaagTGAATAAAGGTTCATAGAATTATGGTCAAGAGTTTAATGTTAATCAGTAAAAACATTCGCCAAGAAAATATAAAGTAGGTACTgtagtaatttatttacttttatttactaacCTCTCTACAAGGTCTGCCTTTCTTCCACTACAGGAAGCACCCCTCTTCTTTAATTCTTCTTTGAGCTGATTTAATTTCCAGGTACAATACATTGCACAGGTAAACATCAGACAGGTAAACGTGGCACAGGTAAacgttatacaaaaatatttcgtatGAACCGCTCTGAACCATAGAATGTAAATAGATCATACGCGTGGCGCCCTCTGACTATGAAATCTTCCCCATTTCATACAGTATCAATCCCTTTGCTATTTGCTGCAGCCTGCAGGTACACAAAGTCAAAACATTGAGATATTTTGGCTTTTGCTGATTGCTCtgaatttttatcaaatttttatttatttgtcacGGTCGAGTGACGAGTGACGACTGACGAGTCCATGGACCGCGATGccatattataagttataacctgtCTGGCGCAGCTGggcttaaaaaaaattacatgacACTTGGCACTTGGCAAATGGCAGATGTGAGAACTGTCAACAGAGATGTCAAAAAATAGGAAAACAAATTGTAATTTTGCAAATTGTGATTTGGATTTCTTTCACCTACGGTATTTTGTTTGGATTCTGTTCCTTTCTACCTAAACCCCAGGATTTTCACAGATCAAACTTTTctctatatttaaatactactaAATCAATAATGGTTGACGACTTACGGAAACATTTAAATCATCTTTTAGAGAAGTGAGTTCGTTAAAAGATTAGTCATTacaaagttaataatatatGCTTAATTCATTCATATTCGTTGTGTTTTGTGTTTAGAGTTAACGGTCTTCATTGCATCCTGATCACTGATCGGGATGGAGTACCCGTAGTGCGCTCGGTAACTGAGAAAGCACCCCAACTTGCTTTGAGACCAAATTTCATATCAACATTCGGCATGGCGACGGACCAAGCGAGTAAACTAGGCTTAGGAAGAAATAAAACGATAATCTCCATGTATTCCAGCTATCAGGTAACAACAATGATTACCGCgggcgttgtgaagcttcaaatacgacccaattgggtcgtcttttagttagtctgtctcttttatgtaaatggcatttcgtatcttttgtttcacttatctgtcgaatttgtcaatgttgttcggaagaaatttaagccggaaaatagtatgaacgtaacagatctgtttaagtagaatatcattgggtagGTAAcaataaaattctaaaaaacATTGTATTTTCTTAACCTATTAATCTCCAagcggcagccagctgccgcatatcaattgaaaatctattgtgtctgcgatacccacgatggatgTGTTAATCTCCAAAGCTTTTGTATTTACACTACAAACACATCTCTTTCCGCTATGCATTAAAAGTAGTTTCTTCATAATTTCTTCAATTAAACTTTTAAGTCACTTCGTTTATTGCAGGTTATCCAAATGAATAAGTTGCCGCTTGTAATAACATTTATTGGCAGTGACAACTGCAACACAGGTCACATATTATCACTGGAGAGCCAAATTGAACCATTCCTAAAGGATCTAGAAACAATTGTGGCTGATGCTCCTTAAGACAATGTACTTTTTGAGGCCTTTCACATTATAATGCACAGACAGGTATGTTTTAATATGCAACATGACAAagaaaagtataattattaacattgcAACATACTTTCTGGATATTAAAAACACATCATGTGTGTTTTGCAGTTTTATATCAGGTACTGGTACCGATAATGTGAAAAGGCTGTAATTCTTATAAACATGgtattcatattttatcataataatatgattatgttCATAAAATTGGTTACAAAGTGAAACAAAAGTGTTCTGTAGAACTATTTTGCTAATTGTtcataatag
This genomic window from Aricia agestis chromosome 17, ilAriAges1.1, whole genome shotgun sequence contains:
- the LOC121735507 gene encoding ragulator complex protein LAMTOR3 homolog; this translates as MVDDLRKHLNHLLEKVNGLHCILITDRDGVPVVRSVTEKAPQLALRPNFISTFGMATDQASKLGLGRNKTIISMYSSYQVIQMNKLPLVITFIGSDNCNTGHILSLESQIEPFLKDLETIVADAP